One genomic window of Quercus robur chromosome 6, dhQueRobu3.1, whole genome shotgun sequence includes the following:
- the LOC126733039 gene encoding uncharacterized protein LOC126733039: MQCTDTSCWGWVTTSPTFPPKLKLKVAQTQTQTHFEKKYDNASYDVKVKVPLPSHVQSITSTSNPFVKHCLKLRHNSSYRHSHGSVLVVGATPIREIYRFQESLQDKTVGMDCLLLLDKAEVPEGIDDLSVRIVRVSSMVMRKLSGVQSTESIEAIALMSIPTSFFNVVDGQEKADCQRWFASPHRILVLDGIQDPGNLGTLLRSAMAFKWGGVFQLPGCCDPFNEKALRASRGASFQLPIVSGNWVHLEALINEFQMKVLAGHPESTENLKPVAWLSQELADSFVDVPLCFVLGSEGSGLSEKSLQVCELVSIPMAGEFESLNVSVAGGIFLYMLQPKIQRCV, encoded by the exons ATGCAATGCACAGACACGTCCTGCTGGGGCTGGGTGACTACATCACCTACTTTTCCTccaaaactcaaactcaaagttGCTCAGACTCAGACACAAACCCATTTCGAAAAGAAGTATGACAATGCTTCTTACGATGTGAAAGTGAAAGTCCCTCTACCTTCTCATGTGCAATCCATTACTAGCACTTCAAACCCATTTGTGAAGCACTGCCTCAAGCTGCGCCACAACTCTTCTTATCGCCACTCCCATGGTTCAGTTCTCGTTGTGGGTGCTACCCCTATTAG GGAAATATACAGGTTTCAAGAATCGTTGCAGGATAAAACTGTGGGAATGGATTGTTTACTTCTACTTGATAAAGCTGAGGTTCCTGAAGGGATAGATGATCTCTCTGTTCGTATTGTGCGTGTGAGctctatggtgatgagaaaacTTTCTGGTGTGCAGTCAACTGAATCTATTGAAGCAATTGCCCTGATGAGTATTCCTACCAGTTTTTTCAATGTAGTTGATGGTCAAGAAAAGGCAGATTGTCAAAGATGGTTCGCATCACCGCATCGAATTCTAGTCCTTGATGGGATCCAG GATCCTGGAAACCTTGGTACATTACTCAGATCAGCTATGGCCTTTAAATGG GGAGGTGTTTTTCAACTTCCTGGCTGTTGTGATCCGTTTAATGAGAAAGCACTTCGAGCTAGCCGAGGAGCCTCCTTTCAGCTCCCTATAGTTTCTGGCAACTGGGTTCATCTTGAAGCCCTTATAAATGAATTTCAAATGAAGGTGCTGGCTGGCCATCCAGAGAGTACTGAAAATTTAAAGCCAGTTGCTTGGCTTTCTCAAGAGCTAGCAGATTCTTTTGTAGATGTGCCATTGTGCTTTGTATTGGGTAGTGAAGGAAGTGGCCTTTCAGAGAAATCTTTGCAGGTTTGTGAGCTTGTGAGCATTCCAATGGCTGGAGAGTTTGAGTCTCTGAATGTTTCAGTGGCAGGAGGGATTTTCTTGTATATGCTTCAGCCTAAGATTCAGAGATGTGTCTGA